The following are from one region of the Stanieria cyanosphaera PCC 7437 genome:
- a CDS encoding BON domain-containing protein, whose protein sequence is MKKLSALLLGSVLMFGAVACDGARTSSDAPDTTGGNVNNPERVQETKEDGVSEVRRDQLNSDIRAREQRNDIAGNQNVRDDSDLESQVRAKLEANIPRSQLRVEAENGTVVVAGTVPSQDEYNKIEPLANEIRGVNAVKVNVDIVPATETN, encoded by the coding sequence ATGAAAAAACTTAGTGCTTTATTATTAGGTAGTGTTTTAATGTTTGGTGCGGTTGCTTGTGATGGAGCAAGAACTAGTAGTGACGCACCTGATACCACAGGTGGCAATGTAAACAATCCTGAGAGAGTCCAAGAAACTAAAGAAGACGGTGTTAGCGAAGTTCGTCGAGATCAACTCAACTCAGATATTCGGGCGCGTGAACAACGTAATGATATAGCGGGCAATCAAAATGTTAGAGATGACTCCGATCTTGAAAGTCAAGTTAGAGCTAAGTTAGAAGCTAATATTCCTCGTTCTCAACTAAGAGTTGAAGCAGAAAACGGTACAGTTGTAGTTGCAGGTACAGTTCCAAGTCAGGATGAATATAATAAAATTGAACCTCTAGCTAACGAAATTCGAGGCGTTAATGCAGTTAAGGTTAATGTAGATATTGTTCCTGCTACAGAAACTAACTGA
- a CDS encoding type I polyketide synthase — protein sequence MGVRKKIACADGASLPGSLMSVTLPNLLQQVAGRKMRRGGEGEEEKKNFFQQSPVKQKGIFYIQQDGVEDWQSYEELLTQAETILFNLRKLGLKPQAKVILQLHQGRDFLAVFWGCILGGFIPVPLAVAPSYTTDNGKANLLRYVWELVWGEETRRQGEGEKLSLQPCLVVTDRNLSGVIDAFAAETNLKNFQSVTVEDLLQGERDSNYYCSQPEDLALILFTSGSTGKPKGVMLSHGNLLSSMFGMATVNKLSQDDITLNWMPLEHVASLVMFHLTQVYLGCQQIHVANELVLKNPLQWLDIINKYRVTVTWSPNFGYGLINDCLTEIKQDKWDLSCLRWMGNGAEAVVGKTTRKFLKLLASYGLKSNVVSPGYGMSETCSGIVHSDSFSLESTTNEEEFIDLGFPIPGVSIRIVNQEHQILVEEEIGLLQVKGATVTVGYYGLPDLNQEIFTEDAWFNTGDLAFIHNGKLTITGRQKDVIVINSFNYYNHEIEAVVEELKEVEVSYTAACGVRSKEDNTEKLSIFFHPTSFEDSFLVNCIKKIRQVVVNKININPTYLIPVQKSLIPKTSIGKIQRQQLVQDFQTGKFDDIIKKIKTLIEEQNKSDRVLPRNELEQQLVAIWQEVLILKTVGIKDNFFELGGNSILLMQVLNKIQNYPQQSLSAVTLFQYPTIEKLAEYLSQTKTEVKIKSRRKQTSTDIAVIGMSCRFPGAKNIAEFWQNLCDGVESITFFSNEEIAASGINPNLINHPNYVKASPIIEDIEYFDAEFFGYSPKEAQLIDPQQRLLLECAWSSLEDAGCDPLTYPGVISLYAGAATNTYLLNNIYPNRNQLDDNEDLDVFTLTSMGGFQATVANDKDYLTTRVSYKLNLTGASVNVQTACSTSLVAIHLACQSLINGECDMALAGGVSLHVPQKVGYLYQEGMILSPDGHCRAFDAQASGTIFGSGVGVVVLKPLSNAITDRDRIYAVIKGSAINNDGGTKVGYFAPNSEGQAKAVAEAIAVSGIATESISYIEAHGTGTILGDPIELAGLSQAFSLDTNKKRFCAIGSVKTNVGHLQIASGIVGFIKTVLCLYHQKIPPSLHFDTPNPQIDFVNSPFYVNTVLKQWNKTDYPRRAGINSLGIGGTNAHVILEEFLFYPVDTFHGRYLQQYPINLLTLSAKNQSALKELTQQYINFLQFHPNLSLEDICYTANTGRSHFNCRLAVTAETIPQLIDKLQNYLTATESFVTTKSRPKIAFLFTGQGSQYLNMGKKLYQTQPLFRQTLDRCAEILQPYLDQPLLSIIYPDDLETFHETSLQDINQTQYTQPTLFAIAYSLAQLWISWGIKPDAVLGHSLGEYVAACLAGVFSLEDALKLVATRGKLMQKLPQNGIMVSILATEEVVKKALVGFETEISIAAINGNHSIVISGKKSAIETVISKLEAEGIKTKQLNVSHAFHSSLMQPILTEFERFAREINYTSPQINLISNLTGKIATSEIATSEYWCAHILQTVQFTKSIETLNQAGYQVLIECGAKPTLLGMTGELLHNSDSTLLLPSLRPEINDEQIILDGLAQLYLRGIDINWINFYQDYQYHKISLPTYPFQKQRCWIEKNQNSKVRTERSECIQNKKCHLLLGKKLRSPVKEIIFQSEINVSELFFLQDHKINQEIIFPATAYLEIALAAGNNIFSSSVISLEDIEVEQALILSDKQDQTIQTIINQESTTARFKIYSLLTDESWHLHCSGKIILSESATARKKDLSKLQKQFVGEISGKEHYQQCQQKNIDYGLSFQGVQQIWYKETEALAFGKISLPELLKSEQHLYQFHPALLDACLQIILAALPHELQAATYIPVSLKNLYCHQTFQEDTVWSHVKLQPITDKETEFITADVSIYDNLGNLILEIKKITAKKINQATASWRNWLYEIQWQDHLPVGMNRCLPETNHQFFTQKHCYLIFDNEDQLGKMIKRENRECILVYPSYEYKIISEQKFQINCQQKEDYSRLLKEITAQNYSLQGIIYLWSLDNSDNQTNLSEIVPNQCSQLLYLIQALINYNWQNFPRLWIVTKGCQVTNFSPYPPISLSPLWGMVNAINLEHPELNCTLIDLDSSTSTIDSEILFKEITSPDQENRIIYREGKRKVARLVRKLINSNQNQPLQLEITKRGTLDNLQWQPTTRRQPNNGEVEIKVHSVGLNFRDILNALGMYPGEAGKLGLECSGEIVAVGKKVDQLKVGDEIIAIASGSFSNYVTVDANLVIAKPTSLSFTEAATIPTAFLTAYYCLHHLAEIKPGDKILIHSAAGGVGLAAIQLAKQVGAEIFATASLSKWEYLQSLGIKHIFNSRSLDFANKIFSLTAGKGIDIVLNSLSGEFISKSLSVLNPDGCFIEIGKKDIWDKNQIETIQPNVSYFLVDLIEVTQQQPELIQSMLCDLITQFNNGSFQPLPCKQFSQQDVTAAFRYMQQAKHIGKIVIQNSQFNCMGELLFAHNASYLITGGLGALGLEVTQWMIEKGAKHLILISRNQPSQNAQATINQLQQNGTTIQVIQADIADLEAVNKIIQKYYNTEEQKNFSSSPLHPLKGIIHAAGIIDDGAIINLTKEKFTKVISPKVQGAWNLHQATQNLSLDFFVMFSSAASILGSSGQANYCAANAFLDNLAHYRRSLGLPALTINWGAWDEIGMATNTKLFSNTKLIGKVVEERKNKIVNLNAHQSDEEFNNSFKIPGMGKIQPKQGIEILEYLLSTDAIQVGILPIDWSKWQQQLPLFANFINHKKNEVEVIKQSEILQQLEIAQPSELKPILINYLCTEVGQILGLNSSDTIDIEQGFTELGIDSLSSVELRNKLQTNLQCKLSSTLIYDYPTIISLAEYLINNLFATDIEQNIEQPENIDSVLSNLENLSEEEAENLLINELDNFNF from the coding sequence ATGGGTGTGAGGAAAAAAATAGCGTGTGCCGATGGCGCATCGTTACCTGGTAGTTTGATGTCTGTTACTTTACCTAATCTTCTGCAACAAGTAGCAGGAAGGAAGATGAGGAGAGGAGGAGAAGGAGAGGAGGAGAAAAAAAATTTCTTTCAACAATCTCCAGTTAAACAGAAGGGTATTTTTTACATTCAGCAGGATGGTGTTGAAGATTGGCAATCTTATGAAGAGTTACTCACCCAAGCAGAAACTATTCTGTTTAATTTAAGAAAATTAGGTTTAAAACCTCAAGCTAAAGTTATTTTACAGCTACACCAGGGACGAGATTTTTTAGCGGTTTTCTGGGGATGTATTTTAGGGGGGTTTATTCCTGTACCTCTGGCGGTTGCACCTAGTTACACAACTGACAATGGTAAGGCGAATCTTCTGCGTTATGTTTGGGAGTTGGTTTGGGGAGAGGAGACGAGGAGACAGGGAGAAGGGGAGAAATTATCGTTACAACCTTGTTTGGTAGTTACAGATCGGAATTTAAGCGGTGTTATTGATGCTTTTGCTGCTGAAACTAATTTAAAGAATTTTCAATCGGTTACGGTAGAAGATTTATTACAAGGAGAAAGAGACAGTAATTATTATTGCAGTCAACCTGAAGATTTAGCTTTGATTTTGTTTACTTCTGGGAGTACGGGAAAACCTAAAGGAGTAATGCTTAGTCATGGCAATTTGTTGTCGAGTATGTTTGGCATGGCGACGGTAAATAAGTTATCTCAGGATGATATTACTCTTAATTGGATGCCACTAGAACACGTTGCTAGTTTAGTAATGTTTCACCTGACGCAGGTATATCTAGGTTGTCAGCAAATTCATGTCGCCAACGAACTTGTTTTAAAAAATCCTCTTCAGTGGTTAGATATTATTAATAAATATCGGGTTACTGTTACTTGGTCACCTAATTTTGGTTATGGTTTAATTAATGATTGTCTGACGGAAATTAAACAGGATAAGTGGGATTTATCTTGTTTGCGTTGGATGGGAAATGGTGCGGAAGCTGTAGTCGGAAAAACGACGAGGAAGTTTTTAAAATTATTAGCTTCTTATGGATTAAAGTCTAATGTGGTTAGTCCTGGTTATGGAATGTCAGAAACTTGTTCTGGTATTGTTCATTCTGACAGTTTTTCGTTGGAATCTACAACGAATGAGGAAGAATTTATCGATCTAGGTTTTCCTATTCCTGGGGTATCTATTCGGATTGTTAATCAAGAGCATCAAATATTAGTAGAAGAAGAAATTGGTTTATTACAAGTAAAAGGCGCAACGGTTACTGTTGGTTATTATGGATTGCCTGATTTAAATCAAGAAATTTTTACTGAAGATGCTTGGTTTAATACAGGAGATTTAGCTTTTATTCATAACGGTAAGTTAACTATTACTGGTCGTCAAAAAGATGTAATTGTCATTAATAGTTTTAATTACTATAACCATGAAATTGAAGCAGTGGTTGAAGAATTGAAAGAGGTAGAAGTTTCTTACACGGCTGCTTGTGGAGTGAGAAGTAAAGAAGATAATACAGAAAAATTAAGTATTTTTTTTCATCCTACTTCTTTTGAAGACAGTTTCCTTGTCAATTGTATAAAAAAAATCCGTCAAGTAGTTGTTAATAAAATTAATATTAATCCTACTTATTTAATTCCAGTACAAAAATCGCTCATTCCCAAAACTTCGATAGGCAAAATTCAACGTCAACAGTTAGTTCAAGATTTTCAAACTGGGAAATTTGATGACATTATTAAGAAAATAAAAACTTTAATTGAAGAGCAGAATAAAAGCGATCGCGTTTTACCTCGGAATGAATTAGAACAGCAGTTGGTTGCAATTTGGCAGGAAGTATTAATTCTAAAAACTGTTGGTATTAAGGATAATTTCTTTGAGTTGGGAGGTAACTCGATCCTTCTGATGCAAGTCTTAAATAAGATCCAGAATTATCCCCAGCAATCCTTATCAGCAGTAACTTTATTTCAATATCCAACAATTGAGAAACTAGCAGAATATTTAAGTCAAACGAAAACTGAGGTAAAGATTAAATCAAGACGCAAACAAACGAGTACTGATATTGCCGTCATTGGAATGTCTTGTCGTTTTCCTGGCGCAAAAAATATAGCAGAATTTTGGCAGAATTTATGTGATGGTGTAGAGTCAATTACCTTTTTTTCAAATGAAGAAATTGCAGCTTCGGGAATAAATCCTAATTTAATTAATCATCCTAATTATGTCAAAGCGAGTCCAATTATTGAAGACATAGAATATTTTGATGCCGAATTTTTTGGTTACTCTCCCAAAGAAGCACAACTGATCGATCCACAACAACGTCTATTATTAGAATGTGCTTGGTCAAGTCTGGAAGATGCAGGATGCGATCCTCTTACTTATCCAGGTGTAATTAGTTTATATGCTGGTGCAGCTACTAACACTTATTTACTCAACAATATTTATCCCAACCGCAACCAGTTAGATGACAACGAAGACTTGGATGTGTTTACTCTCACTTCTATGGGTGGTTTCCAAGCGACGGTTGCCAACGATAAAGATTATCTCACGACCAGGGTATCTTATAAACTCAATCTTACAGGAGCATCGGTTAATGTTCAAACTGCCTGTTCAACTTCTTTAGTTGCTATTCATCTCGCTTGTCAAAGTTTAATCAATGGCGAATGCGATATGGCATTAGCTGGTGGGGTTTCCCTTCACGTACCTCAAAAAGTCGGTTATCTTTATCAAGAAGGAATGATTCTTTCTCCCGATGGACATTGCCGTGCTTTTGATGCCCAAGCAAGTGGTACTATTTTTGGTAGTGGTGTTGGGGTAGTAGTTTTAAAACCCTTAAGCAATGCTATCACAGATCGCGATCGCATTTATGCTGTAATTAAGGGTTCGGCGATTAATAATGATGGTGGCACAAAAGTAGGTTATTTTGCACCTAATAGTGAAGGACAAGCAAAAGCTGTAGCAGAAGCGATCGCTGTTTCAGGTATTGCTACAGAATCTATTAGTTATATTGAAGCACATGGTACGGGAACTATTCTAGGAGATCCGATCGAACTTGCGGGACTTTCTCAAGCATTTAGTTTGGATACAAATAAAAAAAGATTTTGTGCCATAGGTTCGGTCAAAACTAATGTGGGACACTTACAAATAGCTTCGGGAATAGTAGGGTTTATCAAAACAGTTTTATGTCTGTATCATCAAAAGATTCCCCCTAGTCTACATTTTGACACTCCTAATCCTCAGATCGATTTCGTCAACAGTCCATTTTATGTTAATACGGTTTTAAAACAATGGAATAAAACTGATTATCCCCGTCGTGCTGGTATTAACTCTTTAGGAATTGGTGGTACAAACGCTCACGTTATTTTAGAAGAATTTTTATTCTATCCTGTAGATACGTTCCATGGAAGGTATCTACAACAATATCCGATTAATTTATTAACTCTATCGGCAAAAAATCAATCTGCATTAAAAGAATTAACCCAACAATATATTAATTTCCTTCAATTTCATCCCAATTTATCTTTAGAAGATATTTGTTACACAGCAAATACAGGAAGAAGTCATTTTAATTGTCGTTTGGCAGTAACTGCTGAAACTATTCCTCAATTAATAGATAAACTTCAAAACTATTTAACAGCAACAGAATCATTTGTTACTACTAAATCTCGTCCAAAAATTGCTTTTTTATTCACTGGACAAGGTTCACAATATCTTAATATGGGTAAGAAATTATATCAAACTCAACCTCTATTTCGTCAGACATTAGATCGCTGTGCAGAAATTTTACAACCCTATTTAGATCAACCATTATTATCAATAATTTATCCCGATGATTTAGAGACGTTCCATGAAACGTCTTTACAGGATATAAATCAAACCCAATATACTCAACCAACATTATTTGCGATCGCATACTCTCTGGCACAATTATGGATATCTTGGGGAATCAAACCCGATGCAGTTTTAGGTCATAGTTTGGGGGAATATGTAGCAGCTTGTTTGGCAGGAGTATTTAGTTTAGAAGATGCTTTAAAATTAGTTGCTACTAGAGGTAAATTAATGCAAAAATTACCTCAAAATGGAATAATGGTATCTATTTTAGCGACCGAAGAGGTTGTAAAAAAAGCCCTAGTAGGATTTGAAACAGAAATTAGTATTGCAGCAATTAATGGAAATCATAGTATTGTTATATCAGGAAAAAAATCAGCTATTGAAACAGTTATATCTAAATTAGAAGCTGAAGGAATTAAAACCAAACAATTAAATGTATCTCATGCCTTTCATTCTTCTTTAATGCAACCAATTTTAACTGAATTTGAACGATTTGCTAGAGAAATTAATTATACTTCTCCTCAAATCAATCTTATTTCTAACCTAACAGGAAAAATAGCCACTTCTGAAATAGCCACTTCTGAGTATTGGTGCGCTCATATCTTACAAACAGTACAATTTACTAAAAGTATTGAAACTTTAAATCAAGCTGGTTATCAAGTATTAATTGAATGTGGTGCAAAACCAACCTTACTAGGAATGACTGGTGAGCTTTTACACAATTCAGATTCGACATTATTGCTTCCTAGTTTACGTCCAGAAATAAATGACGAACAAATTATTTTAGATGGTTTAGCTCAATTGTATCTAAGAGGAATAGATATTAATTGGATTAATTTTTATCAAGATTATCAGTATCATAAAATTTCTCTGCCTACTTACCCATTTCAAAAACAACGCTGTTGGATTGAGAAAAATCAAAATTCAAAAGTACGCACTGAACGAAGCGAATGTATCCAAAATAAAAAATGCCATTTGTTATTAGGAAAAAAATTGCGATCGCCTGTTAAAGAAATTATTTTTCAATCAGAAATTAATGTTAGTGAATTATTTTTTTTACAAGACCATAAAATTAATCAAGAAATCATTTTTCCTGCGACGGCTTATTTAGAAATAGCCTTAGCTGCTGGAAATAACATCTTCTCTTCTTCAGTAATTAGTTTAGAAGACATTGAGGTTGAACAAGCACTGATTTTATCTGATAAACAAGATCAAACCATTCAGACAATTATTAATCAAGAATCAACCACAGCTAGGTTTAAAATTTACAGTTTACTGACAGATGAATCATGGCATTTACATTGTTCGGGAAAAATCATCTTATCAGAATCAGCAACAGCGAGGAAAAAAGATTTATCTAAACTACAAAAACAATTTGTTGGAGAAATATCAGGCAAAGAACATTATCAACAATGTCAGCAAAAAAATATTGATTACGGTTTAAGTTTTCAAGGTGTTCAACAGATTTGGTACAAAGAAACCGAAGCATTAGCATTTGGAAAAATTAGTTTACCAGAATTACTTAAATCTGAACAGCATCTTTATCAATTTCATCCAGCTTTATTAGACGCTTGCTTACAAATTATTTTAGCTGCTTTACCACACGAATTACAAGCAGCTACGTATATACCAGTTAGTCTAAAAAATTTATATTGTCATCAAACGTTTCAAGAAGATACTGTTTGGAGTCACGTTAAACTTCAGCCAATTACAGATAAAGAAACAGAATTTATTACTGCTGATGTTTCTATCTATGACAACTTAGGTAATCTAATTCTAGAAATCAAAAAAATTACAGCTAAAAAGATTAATCAAGCAACAGCTTCCTGGCGAAATTGGTTATACGAAATTCAATGGCAAGATCATTTACCCGTAGGAATGAACCGCTGTTTGCCCGAAACTAATCATCAATTTTTTACTCAAAAACATTGTTATTTAATTTTTGACAATGAAGATCAATTAGGAAAAATGATTAAAAGAGAAAATCGAGAATGTATCTTAGTCTATCCAAGTTATGAATATAAAATTATTTCAGAACAAAAATTTCAAATTAATTGCCAACAAAAAGAAGATTATAGTCGTTTATTAAAAGAAATTACTGCTCAAAATTATTCCCTTCAAGGAATTATTTATCTTTGGAGTTTAGATAATTCAGACAATCAAACCAACTTATCAGAAATAGTTCCAAATCAATGTAGTCAATTATTATATTTAATTCAAGCTTTAATAAATTACAATTGGCAAAACTTTCCTCGCTTGTGGATTGTTACCAAAGGTTGTCAAGTAACAAACTTTTCTCCTTATCCCCCTATCTCTCTATCTCCTCTCTGGGGAATGGTAAATGCAATTAATTTAGAACATCCAGAATTAAATTGTACCTTGATCGATCTAGATTCTTCTACTTCAACGATTGACAGCGAAATATTATTCAAAGAAATAACCTCTCCTGATCAAGAAAATAGAATCATTTACCGAGAAGGAAAAAGAAAAGTAGCAAGATTAGTTCGTAAATTAATTAATTCAAATCAAAATCAACCATTACAACTGGAAATAACCAAAAGAGGAACTTTAGACAATCTGCAATGGCAACCTACAACACGTCGTCAACCTAATAATGGTGAAGTAGAAATTAAAGTACATTCTGTCGGGTTAAACTTCCGTGATATCTTAAACGCCTTGGGTATGTATCCAGGAGAAGCAGGAAAATTGGGATTAGAATGTAGTGGGGAAATTGTTGCAGTAGGAAAAAAAGTAGATCAATTAAAAGTAGGAGATGAGATAATTGCGATCGCGTCTGGTAGTTTTAGTAATTATGTTACTGTCGATGCTAACCTAGTCATTGCCAAACCCACATCTTTATCTTTTACAGAAGCAGCTACTATCCCCACCGCTTTCTTAACTGCTTACTATTGTCTACATCATCTTGCCGAAATCAAACCAGGAGACAAAATCTTAATTCACTCCGCAGCAGGAGGAGTAGGTTTAGCAGCAATTCAACTTGCCAAACAAGTAGGTGCAGAAATTTTCGCCACAGCATCCTTGTCAAAATGGGAATATTTACAATCTTTGGGAATCAAACATATTTTTAATTCCCGCAGTCTCGATTTCGCTAACAAAATATTTTCACTGACAGCAGGTAAGGGAATAGATATTGTACTTAATTCTCTCTCAGGTGAATTTATTTCCAAAAGTCTCTCTGTCTTAAATCCTGATGGTTGTTTTATCGAAATTGGCAAGAAAGATATTTGGGATAAAAATCAGATCGAAACTATTCAACCAAATGTATCCTATTTCCTAGTCGATTTAATTGAAGTAACCCAACAACAACCAGAATTAATTCAATCGATGTTGTGCGATTTGATAACACAATTTAATAACGGATCGTTTCAACCTCTACCATGCAAACAATTTTCTCAACAAGATGTTACTGCTGCCTTTCGTTATATGCAGCAAGCAAAACACATCGGTAAAATCGTCATTCAAAATTCACAATTCAATTGTATGGGCGAACTGTTGTTCGCCCATAATGCCAGTTATTTAATTACTGGTGGTTTGGGTGCATTAGGATTGGAAGTTACTCAATGGATGATAGAAAAAGGTGCAAAACATCTAATTTTAATCAGCAGAAATCAACCATCGCAAAACGCACAAGCAACTATTAACCAACTACAGCAAAACGGTACAACCATTCAAGTAATTCAAGCAGATATTGCTGACTTAGAAGCTGTAAACAAAATAATTCAAAAATACTACAATACTGAAGAGCAGAAAAATTTTTCCTCCTCTCCCCTGCATCCACTCAAAGGAATCATCCACGCAGCAGGAATAATCGATGATGGCGCAATTATAAATTTAACCAAAGAAAAATTTACCAAAGTAATATCTCCCAAAGTACAAGGTGCTTGGAATTTACATCAAGCAACTCAAAATTTATCGTTAGACTTCTTTGTCATGTTTTCTTCTGCTGCTTCTATTTTAGGATCGAGTGGACAAGCAAACTATTGTGCTGCTAATGCTTTCTTAGATAATCTAGCTCATTATCGCCGTAGTTTGGGATTACCTGCTTTAACAATTAATTGGGGTGCTTGGGATGAAATTGGCATGGCGACTAATACTAAATTATTCTCAAATACAAAATTGATTGGCAAGGTAGTAGAGGAGAGAAAAAATAAAATAGTAAATCTCAATGCACATCAGTCTGATGAGGAATTTAACAATAGTTTCAAAATTCCAGGAATGGGAAAAATTCAACCAAAACAAGGCATCGAAATTTTAGAATATTTATTATCAACTGATGCAATTCAAGTAGGAATATTACCTATTGATTGGTCAAAATGGCAACAACAATTACCATTATTTGCTAATTTTATTAATCATAAAAAAAATGAAGTAGAAGTTATTAAGCAATCCGAAATTTTGCAACAGTTAGAGATTGCCCAGCCAAGTGAGTTAAAACCAATCTTAATTAATTATCTCTGTACAGAAGTTGGTCAAATATTAGGCTTAAATTCTTCAGATACAATTGACATCGAGCAAGGATTTACCGAATTAGGCATAGACTCTTTATCTTCTGTAGAACTCAGAAATAAACTGCAAACTAACTTACAGTGCAAATTGTCTTCTACTTTAATTTATGATTATCCAACTATAATATCCTTGGCAGAATATTTAATTAATAACTTATTTGCTACTGATATAGAGCAAAACATAGAACAACCAGAAAATATAGATTCAGTTTTATCAAATCTAGAAAATCTTTCAGAAGAAGAAGCCGAAAATTTATTAATTAACGAGTTAGATAATTTTAATTTTTAG
- a CDS encoding homocitrate synthase, translated as MERIELTISDETLRDGEQQAGVFFDLETKETLAHLIAQTGVAQIAIMPAIHPTEEQLFTKLVAKNKSKYLIASTMMDRFYIDQSQACGAKQIILFHALSDRLMFLRDEEIRNDPHYYQKTIDDDIPAVVIAKIRQNAIAHILAHLQYATQLGLKICFAAEDASRADFDFLVQCINTFAPYIEQFLLCDTLGILTPEKTYIWLRDLLEYTKNVPLTVHFHNDLGLALENTIQAVIAGASGISGTFGGIGERAGNVALEQILNALKIRMGWEVAGINYDALDLVSEHLEKLGVRAYPPYSKGAQRYETGIHVHSILRDRSSYSIFPEIEPEIWFGKCSGASNFQYLFEKYLNQPLPPEKYESLRSQIKALAIQYKRSFSTEEVIELLEQRILQIEYSN; from the coding sequence ATGGAGAGGATCGAACTAACTATTTCTGATGAAACTTTACGAGATGGCGAACAGCAAGCAGGGGTTTTTTTTGACTTAGAAACAAAGGAAACTCTAGCTCATCTTATTGCTCAAACTGGAGTAGCTCAAATTGCGATTATGCCAGCAATTCATCCAACCGAAGAGCAGTTATTTACAAAATTAGTAGCTAAAAATAAAAGTAAGTACCTGATTGCTTCTACGATGATGGATCGTTTCTATATCGATCAATCTCAAGCTTGTGGTGCTAAACAAATCATCTTATTTCATGCTCTCTCGGATCGTCTTATGTTTCTTAGAGATGAAGAAATTCGTAATGATCCTCACTATTACCAAAAAACCATTGACGATGATATCCCTGCGGTAGTAATTGCCAAAATTCGCCAAAATGCGATCGCTCATATTTTAGCTCACTTACAATATGCCACGCAGTTAGGGTTAAAAATTTGTTTTGCTGCTGAAGATGCCAGTCGAGCAGATTTTGATTTTTTAGTTCAATGTATCAATACTTTTGCTCCCTACATCGAACAGTTTTTACTTTGTGACACCCTTGGCATTCTTACGCCAGAAAAAACTTATATTTGGCTGAGAGATTTATTAGAATATACTAAAAATGTGCCTTTAACTGTTCATTTCCACAACGATCTTGGTTTAGCTTTAGAAAACACGATCCAAGCAGTGATTGCAGGTGCGTCAGGTATTTCTGGAACTTTTGGCGGTATAGGGGAAAGAGCAGGAAACGTTGCTTTAGAACAAATCTTAAATGCTTTAAAAATTCGGATGGGTTGGGAAGTAGCAGGAATTAATTATGATGCTCTTGATTTGGTTAGTGAGCATTTAGAAAAATTAGGAGTTCGTGCTTATCCTCCTTACTCCAAAGGCGCACAACGCTACGAAACAGGAATTCATGTTCACTCAATCTTACGCGATCGCTCTAGCTATTCCATCTTTCCTGAGATTGAACCCGAAATTTGGTTTGGTAAATGTAGTGGTGCTAGTAACTTTCAATATTTGTTTGAAAAGTATTTAAATCAACCCTTACCACCAGAAAAATATGAATCATTGCGATCGCAAATAAAAGCTCTTGCAATTCAATATAAACGTTCTTTTTCTACTGAAGAAGTTATAGAGTTACTAGAGCAAAGAATTCTTCAAATTGAATATAGTAATTGA